One Bifidobacterium crudilactis genomic region harbors:
- a CDS encoding glutathione peroxidase, with protein MSESVTDAKTDDAVAGTPREGTRPRDDSALYGFSVKTIKGEQQSLADYRGQVLLIVNTATECGFTPQYDGLEALYGKFHDRGFEILDFPCNQFAGQAPGSDEELGSFCKLRFGTTFTTFARIDVNGEHADPLYNWLKEQKSGIAGGRIKWNFTKFLIDREGRVVKRYAPSTTPEAIEGDIAALV; from the coding sequence ATGAGCGAATCAGTTACCGATGCGAAGACGGACGACGCGGTTGCAGGCACGCCGAGGGAAGGTACTCGGCCAAGGGATGACTCCGCGTTGTACGGCTTCAGCGTGAAAACCATCAAGGGCGAGCAGCAGAGCCTTGCCGATTACCGAGGACAGGTGCTGCTTATCGTGAACACCGCCACGGAGTGCGGCTTTACGCCGCAATACGATGGCTTGGAAGCGCTGTACGGCAAATTCCATGACCGTGGCTTCGAGATTCTGGACTTCCCATGCAATCAGTTCGCCGGTCAGGCACCTGGAAGCGACGAGGAGCTGGGAAGCTTCTGCAAGCTGCGTTTCGGCACCACTTTCACGACATTCGCGCGCATCGACGTCAACGGTGAGCACGCCGACCCCCTGTATAACTGGCTCAAAGAGCAGAAATCAGGTATCGCTGGTGGACGCATCAAATGGAATTTCACCAAATTCCTCATCGACCGCGAGGGCCGTGTGGTGAAACGCTATGCACCGTCGACCACTCCGGAGGCGATAGAAGGGGATATCGCCGCGCTGGTCTGA
- a CDS encoding MalY/PatB family protein, with protein MHGLLDSTATETESTRTLQDDASTECLGKHLFDATAIDGETPNDLAKIGSDKWTRYPNCIGAFIAEMDFGLAPCIQEAMIGAVQRCSLGYIPDPLKRQVAEACAHWQQRRFGWNVDPDCIRPVPDVMEAYEIFLREFVGAGNAIIVPTPAYMPFLSVPRLYGVEVIEIPMLQRKGGWEFDFTAIEDAFRQGCKAFVLCNPHNPIGKVLTREEMLTLSALAERFDVRVFSDEIHASFVFDDAVHTPFASINETTARQAVTATSVSKAFNVPGTKCAQVILTNPDDYALWMRKAEWSEHQTATIGAVATIAAYEHGGEWFDEMFPYVLRNRDYVDEQMRTRFATVGYVRPQGTYIAWLDFLPLGLHDPAAFFLDKAKVALTDGEACGRIGQGCVRMNFAMPYPLLQECFDRMHRALLSAGIV; from the coding sequence ATGCATGGATTACTGGACAGCACAGCGACTGAAACCGAAAGCACCCGCACACTGCAGGATGATGCATCCACGGAATGTCTCGGGAAACATCTTTTCGATGCCACCGCCATCGACGGTGAAACGCCGAACGACCTGGCGAAGATAGGCAGTGATAAATGGACCAGGTACCCGAATTGCATCGGAGCGTTCATCGCCGAAATGGATTTCGGCCTGGCGCCATGCATCCAGGAGGCCATGATCGGTGCGGTGCAGCGCTGTTCGCTCGGCTATATTCCGGACCCGTTGAAACGACAGGTGGCTGAGGCTTGCGCACATTGGCAGCAGCGGCGTTTCGGATGGAATGTCGACCCGGATTGCATCAGGCCGGTGCCCGATGTGATGGAGGCCTATGAGATTTTCCTCCGCGAATTCGTGGGAGCGGGAAACGCCATTATCGTTCCCACCCCCGCGTACATGCCTTTCCTGAGTGTTCCCCGGCTGTACGGAGTGGAGGTTATCGAAATTCCCATGCTGCAACGCAAGGGAGGCTGGGAATTCGATTTCACTGCCATCGAAGACGCATTCCGCCAGGGATGCAAGGCCTTCGTGCTCTGCAATCCCCACAACCCTATCGGTAAGGTGCTCACCCGCGAAGAGATGCTCACGCTTTCTGCACTGGCCGAACGCTTCGACGTCCGCGTGTTCTCCGACGAGATTCACGCATCCTTCGTTTTTGATGACGCCGTGCACACGCCTTTCGCCTCGATCAACGAGACCACGGCAAGGCAGGCCGTCACGGCGACATCCGTGTCCAAGGCCTTCAACGTCCCGGGAACCAAATGTGCCCAGGTGATTCTGACGAATCCTGACGATTACGCCCTGTGGATGCGCAAGGCTGAATGGTCGGAACACCAGACGGCAACCATTGGTGCGGTGGCCACCATCGCGGCATATGAGCACGGCGGAGAATGGTTTGACGAGATGTTTCCATACGTGTTGCGCAATAGGGATTATGTCGATGAGCAGATGCGCACCAGATTCGCGACTGTGGGTTATGTGCGGCCTCAGGGCACCTATATCGCGTGGCTCGATTTTCTTCCTCTGGGCCTGCACGATCCTGCGGCCTTCTTCCTCGATAAGGCGAAGGTCGCCTTGACTGACGGGGAGGCCTGCGGGCGAATCGGACAGGGGTGTGTGCGCATGAATTTCGCCATGCCCTACCCGCTGTTGCAGGAATGCTTCGACCGGATGCACCGTGCTTTGCTTTCGGCCGGCATCGTCTGA